The window GTTCTGATGAGTCTGATAAGTAGCTcaatgggcatctaggtggcactgtggatagaacttgggacctggaatcaggaagacctgagttcaaatctgacctcagacacttactatactGTAACATCACACAAAACCTAAAAAGGGTAAGACATCTGCAACAAAGTCTCTGATATAAATACTGCCACAGAGCACTGATAACTTGCAAGAGAAGGCTTCACGGCTAAAGGCTAAACCTCCCATATACGATCTTAAAGCGCTCGATTCCTTTTACATACTTGCCACATTCTGATTTGTATTACATTTATCTGAGAACAAGTCAGCTTCCTTGATTGATACCTCCTCAAATTTTTCAAAAACTCAATATGGAcctcttctttgtatttattatatactatGTATTATCCGCTACTAGATTCTAAACTTTATAGAGAGAGGGACTAAgccattattttcatatttgttatCTCTACAGGCTGGCTTAGCACCCTGAATCTCACAGGACAGGATCAAGAGtcacacaagggaaaaaaaaaaagattaaaaaaaaaagggggcagctaggtggcagtggataaagcaccagccctggattcaggagtacctgaattcacatccagcctcagacacttgacacttactagctgtgtgacctcgggcaagtcacttaaccctcaatgcccagaAAAAAAGAGTCACACAAGGAAAAGCCTATATCAATCTGGTCAGGGATACATTGAAATAGCCAAAAGATCCATGATCTAATCAGAACAGGAACTTCCACCTTTGGTGAAGCTCTCTAGGTAGGGTGctataatcaggaagacctcggTTCCAATCTCACcacagattcttactagctgtgtgacatggggCAGATAAtttcttctctgtgcctcagtttccatttggacaggttctaaggtccttccaggctctaaatctatgatcctatgatctcaaacccttcctctctttccaccACAACATAATAGATAGTTTTTCTGAGTTGCAATAGTTAAACAAATTCATTACCTGGTAGTCAAACCTTTCTACATTTCGTGAGGGCAGTACTCCAGTAAGTCTTATCACAGTCTTTGACTCATAGATCTTGACCTAAAAGgtacctcagaggctatctagtcaaATTAAACCAAataccctcatcttacagatgaggaaaccgagtcccCAGATGGACAGGTGACTTAAGATTACACAGTATCAGCCATGAGACTTGAATGTCAATCCAGAGACGAAGCTCTTTGTACAATGTCAGTGAAACACAAATCCTTTTCATTTTGGTGTCCTCTTTAAATTCTAGAGGTAttaaaagaaccaagagaaacaCTCAGGTGCCTTGCATGGACTTTCTATGGCGGATAAGGAGTGATGGAGGTTCCCTTCTGCATTACCCACACTGATgaagtaaaaaattaattaaaatactgCGAATCTCGGAGCTTAGTACctgaataaatgtcttttttccaattaagtctttaaaaaaaagatcttcctGAGGGCTTAGAACAGTGGTTTGGACTTACCATGCACCTGTGTTTGCTTAACAGACTACCTCCCCTAGTGCATGGAACTGTGAACATAACAAATGCTGGATTCAATCTTTTTGCATTTTAACACCTGTTGAAATGAATCTTTTCCCACCCTTACTTGCACaaaacaagcacttaataaaaaccATGCCTGCCGCTCCAGCTCGGTTTCCACAAAAGGCGGCAGGCAGTTTCACTCGTGACAGCCAGATCGACTCCCCACAAGAGGCCTGCCGCGGCCCGGCCTGATCAGTGGGAGGCTCCGGCGTGGGGGCGGCTCCAGGAAAAGGTCCACGCCCCCGGGCGGGAGGAGCAGCCCCCAGCTTGCGGGAGTTAGGGGACTGCGGCACCAgcggggggaaaggggaggagggatctAGCGAGCGCGCTCACGCAcgagggggaggaggagcagcTCGCGGCTAGGCCTGCTCACTCTCCCGTCCTCCCAGTGCCCCTCCGCGCGCGGGGGGCCGCGTGCCTGGGATGGGGCCGGTTTGAAAGTAACCGTCTCGTCGCCCGCCACCCCGGCCCCACTGCCGAGCCGATGTCTCCACCGCCGACCCCTCCACTCCCTctgtctcttaacctctctccgCTCCCCGCCTTCCATTCACCACTGTTCCTTCTCCCCATGCTCCCCCTTCAGCCAGCACCAAGAATTCCCGGCCCGTACCTCACACAGAGCCCGCCGGCGGCAGCCGCCATCTTCGCGTCCCCCCCCACGTGACCGCGCGGCAGCCCGCGCGCCGGGCCGCCCACCTCACGTGACCAAATGGGGGCGTGACCGAAGAGTAAAGGAGTTTCCCGTTTAGCGCAGCGTCTGTCACGTGACCTTCAGGGCTCAAGATGGCGACTTCCAGGGAGGTGAAAACCCGCGTTTGAGGACAGGAAAACCAAGTACCTGAGAGAGAGACAGTGCTGGACCTGAGTCTCTGACAGGGAggtgggaaaaggagaggtgtgTCGTTTTCAGGGCTGCTTCTAGCGATTTCGCGCCCCACCATCTTCTCACCTCCCCGCATCCTGAGTGGACAGTGAGTCTCAAGCCCATTCTGGACACTGGGTCACTGACACCTGCCCCTTCCTCGGGGGCTAGGGGTTGTCACCAGGCTGTCGGACGCAGCGAGAACTCCACAAGCAGCTTCCGACCagtcgcttttttttttttttttggcaaaccTCTCCCCTCGGGTTTGGAGAGAAAGGGTTCCTGTCACCTTTTCATCCATGATCCAAATCCCTACCCCTTTGGAAGGGAAACATAGCAGCGCTGGCCCAACCTGAGGGTAGTCGAATGGCTGCAGCCATGACCAGCAAAGCCATGCTGGGGGAAGCTGCCATTGTGTTTATAGTGGTGCTGAGTATCCACGCCTCAGTATGGGACCGCTATTCCTGGTGCGCTGTGGCCCTAGCAGTTCAGGCCTTCTATGTCCAGTACAAGTGGGACAGGCTGCTCCAGCAGGGGGCTGCAGTCTTTCAGTTCAGGACCACAGCTAACAGCGGCCTCCTGCCTGCCTCCATGGTCATCCCTCTGCTGGGGGTGGTGATGAAGAAGTGCTGTGAGGGCGCAGGAAATGTCTACTTTGAGCGCTTTGGTGTTGTGGTGGCAGCCACAGGCATGGCATTGGCTCTGTTCCTGTCCGTATTGGCACTGGGCATCACCAGGCCAGTGCCCACCAACACTTGTGTCATCTCTGGTCTGGCTGGAAGTGTCATCATCTACATCATGAAACACTCATTGAGTGTAGCAGAGGTGATTGAGGTCCTCGAGGTCCTGCTGATCTTTGTCTATCTCAACATGATCCTGCTCTACCTGCTACCCCGATGCTTCACCCCAGGGGAGGCATTGCTCATCCTGGGGGCCATCAGCTTTGTCCTCAACCAGCTCATTAAGCGATCCTTAAATGTTATCCAAGGCCGGGGAGACCCAGTAGACTTCTTTCTcctagtggtggtggtagggatGGTTATCATGGGTGTCTTCTTCAGCGTGCTCTTTGTCTTCATGGACTCTGGAACCTGgacatcttctcttttcttccatctaATGACAGGTGTGCTGGGCCTTGGTATCATCATGCCCTGGTTGTACCACTTAATCCGGGAGAACCCCTTACTCTGGCTTTTCCAGTTCCTATTCCAGTCAGAAACTCGTATCTACCTCCTCATTTACTGGTCCCTGCTGGCTGCTTCAGCCTGCCTAGTTGTGATGTACCAAAATGCTAAGAGATTGTCTTCTGAGTCAAAGAAGCATCAGGCTTCCACAATTACCCGGAAGTATTTCCACTTCATCATAGTGGCTACTTATATACCAGGACTAATATTTGACCGACTCCTACTATATGTTGCAGCTGTGGTCTGCCTAGCTGTCTTTATCTTCCTTGAGTATATCCGCTTCTTCCGAATTAAGCCTTTTGGCCAGACCCTGAGGAACCTGCTCTCCCTCTTTCTTGATGAAAGGGACAGTGGCCCTCTCATCCTGACTCATATTTACCTGCTGCTGGGCATGTCTCTCCCCGTCTGGCTATTCCCAAGACCTTGTGCCCCAAAGGGTAGCCTGGGAGGTATTGGAGCTCTGGTCCCTTATGCAGGAGTGCTGGCTGTGGGAGTAGGTGACACCATTGCTGCCATTTTTGGCAGTACAGTGGGGGAGATCCATTGGCCAGGAACTCTAAAGACTTTTGAGGGGACAATGACTTCCATATTTGCTCAAATCATTTCTGTGGCTTTGATCTTAATCTTTGACAGTAGGGTGGACCTTAATTCCAGCTATGCTTGGATTTTGGGGTCTATCAGCATAGTCTCCCTACTGGAAGCCTACACTACCCAAATTGACAATCTTATTTTACCTCTCTACCTCCAGATTCTGCTGATGGCTTAGCCTTCATGCAGAGATCATGATGGGAGGAAGTGAGTTCAAGGGAAACATGGCCTACAGTCAGCAAATAGCCATTTGGGTATGATGGGTCAGGTGGTGAAAAGCTTATTCATTTTTGCAGTGAAttgagatttaaaataaaatcaaagctgCTTTTGAATTTTAGCTCTGTTGATTTAAAAATAAGGTAACAtttcaaatgaaggaattggaaggACATACCATTTAGAGTTTCCAATGgaagtgtattcttttttttaacatttaatttttattatttttttcctcaattacatggaaGCACAATCTTCACAGAGATGGGGCTCATTCAGAGGGCTGGAGATgtatttttgtgaaaaatcaaaaccCCAGCCTTGAAAAATAGCTTCTTGTCTTGAATAATTTATACTTAATAATTTAGAATTGTGAAAACTATTTTGTTTACTAAACTTGATTTTTGCAGGAGAAAAGAGTGGAGGAAGAAGGTTTTCATAACCTTTATGAGAATATTTTAACTGGGTAAAGGGGGAGAAAAGTGCAAAAGAGTGAATGAGGAAATAGTTGAGTTaatgccatttatttctcctaaGTGGGTCATAGTGTGCAATGTCAGAACTGGATTAGTTAACAGCTGGTTACTTGGAAACTAGGAGCACCTCCAGGGGTGGAAGTGGGTAGCAGAGAAACTAAGGGAAGATATTAGATATTGGGGGTCAGTTTTGAAGAATGGAGAAGCTGGGGAGTACTCTAGAACAGAGGTCCCAATCACAGGGTTGTAAC is drawn from Dromiciops gliroides isolate mDroGli1 chromosome 2, mDroGli1.pri, whole genome shotgun sequence and contains these coding sequences:
- the DOLK gene encoding dolichol kinase, with translation MAAAMTSKAMLGEAAIVFIVVLSIHASVWDRYSWCAVALAVQAFYVQYKWDRLLQQGAAVFQFRTTANSGLLPASMVIPLLGVVMKKCCEGAGNVYFERFGVVVAATGMALALFLSVLALGITRPVPTNTCVISGLAGSVIIYIMKHSLSVAEVIEVLEVLLIFVYLNMILLYLLPRCFTPGEALLILGAISFVLNQLIKRSLNVIQGRGDPVDFFLLVVVVGMVIMGVFFSVLFVFMDSGTWTSSLFFHLMTGVLGLGIIMPWLYHLIRENPLLWLFQFLFQSETRIYLLIYWSLLAASACLVVMYQNAKRLSSESKKHQASTITRKYFHFIIVATYIPGLIFDRLLLYVAAVVCLAVFIFLEYIRFFRIKPFGQTLRNLLSLFLDERDSGPLILTHIYLLLGMSLPVWLFPRPCAPKGSLGGIGALVPYAGVLAVGVGDTIAAIFGSTVGEIHWPGTLKTFEGTMTSIFAQIISVALILIFDSRVDLNSSYAWILGSISIVSLLEAYTTQIDNLILPLYLQILLMA